A region from the Triticum urartu cultivar G1812 chromosome 1, Tu2.1, whole genome shotgun sequence genome encodes:
- the LOC125532238 gene encoding eukaryotic translation initiation factor 5B-like, translated as MGRKKNVAIDDDEYSLPQDDEAAPPPADAVEKPPPKKGGKKGKKGGKSAAHDDDDDYEPAPPPPPPAGDEEGDDPINVVFTGKKKKKKGGAGAGGMSAFDALAAAEDQDQDEAPASTAASELEAGKSEASGDLDDVDLDFDFSKSKKKKKKGKGARPSAEEDEEEAAPAAAVAPPAAAEEEEEQEAAAMAAKKPQKKKKKKGGFTVDDEDIDKLLAEMEDPPQPTQEAEAEPEQAKGGDSLAPDADDAGGKKSKKKKKKGGFTVDDEDIDKLLAEIEDRPAAAEEPEPKAAKVEDTVVAAATSVDDAEGKKSKKKKKKSGRTAQEEEDLDKLLAELGEGPAPAPEKEKPSQALPSASAVKEDAETAEDGNAEQKAGEGEVESAAAKKKKKKKEKEKEKKAAAKGTDAKKEEEKEPEAPKGKVDMKKLPKHVREMQELLVKRQEAEERRKKEEEERLRKEEEERLRKEEEEKKAEEAKRRKKEREKEKLLKKKQEGKLLTGKQKEEAKRLEAMRRQFLGESEVPVADGAAPEIKKRPKYDSKKKKAQTKASEAQKAAEEQQQEVNEANIDEEEYVIVDQESQSQVAESETKTEPDQEVEEAKQEEEEEDEDDWDAKSWDDIDVGLSKTSAFEEEEEKEDKPVATKQEISKPQPAVPAVKNVAPPVDNSKKSETENVRANNGVAKKKGKKGSSKDDDADNASDLRSPICCILGHVDTGKTKLLDCIRRTNVQEGEAGGITQQIGATYFPTENIRERTRELKADATLKVPGLLVIDTPGHESFSNLRSRGSSLCDIAILVVDIMHGLEPQTIESLNLLKSRDAVFIVALNKVDRLYGWKTCPNAPIGKALRQQNDDVKLEFNTRLTDIVTQFKMQGVNTALYYKNKEMEDTFNIVPTSAVSGEGIPDLLLLLVQWAQKTMEEKLTFVDEVQCTVLEVKVIEGHGTTVDVVLVNGMLHEGDQIVVCGMQGPIVTTIRALLTPHPMKELRVKGTYLHHKKIRAAQGIKISAQGLEHAIAGTALYAVRPDADIEDLKDAVMEEMSRVRNRIDKSGEGVYVQASTLGSLEALTEFLKSPAVNIPFCDFSIGPVHKKDVMKASVMLERKKEYATILAFDVKVMPDARDLAEESGVKIFVADIIYHLFDQFTAYIKNIREEKKKDSAEEAVFPCVLKIMPNCVFNKKDPIVLGVDILEGIAKVGTPLCIPSKEFIDIGKIASIEINHKQVDTATKGQKVAIKIIGSNSDEQQKSFGRHFEMEDELVSHITRRSIDLLKENYRDDLTMDDWKLVMKLKKILSIP; from the exons ACGACGAGTACTCCCTGCCGCAGGACGACgaggccgcgccgccgcccgccgacgCCGTGGAGAAGCCACCGCCCAAGAAGGGCGGCAAGAAGGGCAAGAAGGGCGGCAAGTCCGCCGcgcacgacgacgacgacgactacgagcccgccccaccgccgcccccgccggcGGGGGATGAGGAGGGGGACGACCCGATCAACGTCGTCTTCaccggcaagaagaagaagaagaagggcggCGCCGGCGCGGGCGGGATGAGCGCCTTCGACGCCCTCGCGGCCGCCGAGGACCAGGACCAGGACGAGGCCCCCGCCTCCACCGCCGCATCCGAGCTCGAGGCCGGTAAGTCTGAGGCCAGCGGCGATCTCGACGACGTCGACCTCGATTTCGACTTCAGCAAgtccaagaagaaaaagaagaagggcaagggagCTCGCCCGTCCGCcgaggaagacgaggaggaggctgctcctgctgctgcggTGGCGCCCCCAGCTGCTGCCGAGGAAGAGGAGGAGCAGGAGGCTGCGGCCATGGCTGCCAAGAAGCcacagaagaagaagaaaaagaagggtGGGTTTACCGTGGACGATGAGGACATCGACAAGCTCCTGGCTGAGATGGAGGATCCTCCCCAACCCACACAGGAGGCCGAGGCTGAGCCTGAGCAGGCTAAAGGTGGGGATTCTCTGGCCCCAGATGCTGATGATGCCGGCGGAAAGAAatcgaagaagaagaaaaagaagggaGGGTTTACTGTGGATGATGAGGAC ATTGACAAGCTCCTTGCAGAGATTGAAGACCGGCCTGCTGCCGCTGAGGAGCCTGAGCCCAAGGCTGCCAAGGTCGAGGATACTGTTGTTGCTGCTGCGACCAGTGTGGATGATGCTGAAGGGAAGAAatcaaagaagaaaaagaagaagagtggaagGACAGCACAGGAAGAGGAGGATCTGGACAAACTTCTTGCTGAGCTCGGTGAAGGACCGGCACCGGCACCGGAGAAGGAGAAACCATCCCAGGCActgccttccgcttcagcagtgaAGGAGGACGCTGAAACTGCGGAGGATGGTAATGCAGAGCAGAAGGCCGGGGAAGGAGAGGTAGAGTCCGCTGCAgccaagaagaaaaagaagaagaaagaaaaagagaaggagaagaaggCAGCAGCAAAAGGGACAGATGCTAAGAAGGAGGAGGAAAAGGAGCCAGAGGCGCCTAAAGGGAAGGTTGACATGAAGAAGCTCCCAAAGCATGTCCGGGAGATGCAGGAGCTTCTTGTGAAGAGGCAGGAAGCCGAGGAGCGGAGGAAGAAAGAGGAGGAAGAACGCTTGAGGAAAGAGGAAGAGGAGCGTTTgaggaaagaggaggaggagaagaaggcagAGGAAGcaaagaggaggaagaaggagagggAAAAGGAGAAGCTGCTCAAGAAGAAGCAGGAGGGTAAGCTTTTAACAGGGAAGCAGAAGGAGGAGGCCAAGCGGTTAGAAGCCATGAGGAGGCAATTCCTTGGTGAGAGTGAAGTTCCAGTAGCTGATGGGGCTGCCCCTGAGATAAAGAAGAGGCCAAAGTATGATAGCAAGAAGAAAAAAGCTCAAACAAAGGCTTCAGAGGCTCAGAAGGCAGCTGAAGAACAACAGCAAGAGGTAAATGAAGCCAACATTGACGAGGAAGAGTATGTCATAGTGGACCAGGAATCTCAGTCTCAGGTGGCAGAATCTGAGACAAAAACAGAACCCGACCAAGAGGTGGAAGAGGCAAAacaagaagaggaggaggaagatgaagatgactGGGATGCAAAGAGCTGGGATGATATCGATGTGGGTTTGTCGAAGACAAGTGCTTttgaggaggaagaggagaaggaggaCAAGCCCGTTGCCACGAAGCAGGAAATTTCTAAACCGCAACCTGCAGTGCCTGCTGTAAAAAATGTTGCTCCGCCTGTTGACAACTCTAAAAAGAGTGAAACTGAAAATGTGCGTGCCAACAATGGAGTTGCTAaaaagaaagggaagaaaggatCTTCTAAAGATGATGATGCTGACAATGCTAGCGACCTCCGTTCACCAATCTGTTGCATCCTTGGTCATGTCGATACTGGAAAGACAAAGCTGCTGGACTGTATTAGACGAACTAATGTGCAAGAAGGAGAAGCTGGCGGTATTACTCAACAGATTGGAGCTACATACTTCCCAACTGAGAATATTAGAGAGAGAACAAGGGAATTGAAGGCTGATGCTACTCTCAAGGTTCCTGGCCTGCTTGTTATTGATACTCCTGGTCACGAGTCCTTCAGTAATCTGCGTTCTAGAGGTTCAAGTTTGTGCGACATTGCTATTTTGGTTGTCGACATTATGCATGGGCTTGAACCCCAGACAATCGAATCCCTGAATCTCTTGAAAAGTCGAGATGCAGTATTTATCGTTGCTTTGAACAAG GTTGATCGTCTTTATGGTTGGAAGACCTGCCCCAATGCTCCTATCGGGAAAGCCTTGAGACAACAAAATGATGACGTCAAGTTGGAGTTCAATACGAGGCTTACTGAT ATTGTGACACAATTCAAGATGCAAGGTGTGAACACTGCTTTGTACTACAAGAACAAAGAGATGGAAGATACATTTAACATTGTGCCTACCAGTGCAGTAAG CGGTGAAGGCATTCCTGATCTGCTTCTACTATTGGTGCAATGGGCACAAAAGACGATGGAAGAAAAGCTTACTTTTGTTGATGAAGTCCAG TGTACTGTCCTGGAAGTCAAGGTCATTGAAGGTCATGGCACTACAGTTGATGTTGTGCTGGTCAATGGTATGCTCCATGAAGGAGATCAAATAGTCGTGTGTGGCATGCAG GGACCCATTGTGACAACCATCAGAGCTTTGTTAACACCACACCCGATGAAGGAGCTTCGAGTTAAG GGCACCTATCTTCACCATAAGAAGATCAGAGCTGCACAAGGAATTAAAATATCAGCGCAG GGTCTCGAACATGCAATTGCTGGGACTGCGCTATATGCTGTACGACCTGATGCGGATATAGAGGACCTAAAGGATGCTGTAATGGAAGAGATGTCGAGGGTTAGGAACCGGATTGATAAGAGTGGCGAGGGTGTATATGTGCAAGCATCTACGCTGGGGTCATTGGAGGCTCTCACGGAGTTCTTGAAGAGCCCTGCTGTGAATATCCCCTTCTGTGATTTCAGCATAGGGCCAGTGCACAAGAAAGATGTTATGAAGGCCAGTGTTATGCTTGAGAGGAAGAAGGAATATGCAACTATCTTGGCTTTTGATGTCAAAGTGATGCCTGATGCCCGTGATCTTGCAGAAGAGTCTGGTGTGAAGATCTTCGTGGCAGATATCATATACCACCTTTTCGACCAATTCACAGCATACATTAAGAACATAAgggaagagaagaagaaggacaGCGCTGAAGAGGCTGTTTTCCCCTGTGTTCTCAAGATCATGCCGAACTGTGTCTTCAACAAGAAGGATCCAATCGTTTTGGGTGTCGATATCCTTGAAGGAATAGCCAAG GTGGGAACGCCTCTGTGCATACCCTCGAAAGAATTTATCGATATTGGGAAGATTGCCTCCATTGAGATAAATCACAAACAAGTTGATACAGCCACAAAAGGGCAAAAGGTGGCTATAAAG ATCATTGGGAGCAACTCTGATGAGCAGCAGAAGAGCTTTGGCAGGCACTTTGAGATGGAAGATGAGCTGGTCAGCCACATCACAAGGCGATCCATCGACCTTCTTAAGGAGAACTACAGG GATGACTTGACGATGGATGACTGGAAGCTTGTGATGAAGCTGAAGAAAATACTGAGCATACCGTGA